The genome window TCGTCTTCCTCTTCATGATGATGCCAGACGAACTCGCCCTCGAGCTTTACTACTTTAATATGCGAATCATTGACGGTACCGACAATCTTCGGGCTCCAGCATTCCTCAAACTTCGAAAACTTCTCAGCAAGATTTACTTTCTCCATGTTCTTCATCCCTTTCATCGGTTTGGCTTCGTTACGAGTATACCTTCCCATTATCATACAATTACGAAAACGGTTCGGACAGGATTATTTGGGTCCAGACCAATCGCAAAGACGCCTGCCTGTTAAGCAAGCGCCTCCGATGTTATTACAAACTTCTATTCAACCACTCGCAACTCGCCATCCCCGCTCCATATGTCGGCTCCTAGCGCAAGTGCCCCTGCTCCCAGCATCCCGGCGTCCGGCCCCAATGATGCGCGAACAATCCTGGTTGTTTCGTGCCCGGCTTGCATCACATGACGCTCGACACTTCGGCGAACCGGTTCGAGCAGCAGATCCCCTGCCTCCGAGACGCCACCGCCGATGACGACCATCTGGGGGTTGAACAGATTGATGATCAAGGATACAGCCCAACCCGTGACTTCACATACTTCCTTCCATGCCTCTGCGGCGAGCGGATCTCCTCTGAGGACTGCAGCAGCCACATCCTGCGCGGTCAGCCGTTCCAGCTCCCCGCCCGCTCTTTGCATTAGGGGCAGCATTTGCACTTCTTCCGGAATTTCCCTGATGGCTTTTTGCAGCCTTTCCCTTGCCAAGCGGACAATTCCCGCAGCCGATGCCACCGTTTCCACGCAGCCCACTTTCCCGCAGTTGCACACAGCCGTGTTGCCTGGCACCGTAACGTGACCAAGCTCTCCCGAGATGCCAAATGCTCCCCGCAGCAGCTGCCCGTCGATGATATTGCCCATGCCGATGCCGGTCCCGATCGGAACAAACGTCATGTGACGGACACCTTTCCCTGCACCAAACACAGCCTCTCCCAGCGTCGCTGTCCGCAAGTCGTTCTCAAAAGCAAGAGGCAACCGGATCGCCTCCGCCAACGGCGTTCGGACATCCACCTGGCGTAGACCCAGATTGGGAGAATGAATGGAACGGCCACTCGGTCCGTCAAACGGCCCGGGAAAACCTATCCCTACTGCTTCCACAGGGACAGCCGCACTCTGCCTA of Brevibacillus choshinensis contains these proteins:
- a CDS encoding ROK family protein, whose product is MRYVIGLDVGGTTMKGAVMDETGRIIARGSRETRVHNNLPIVIERMASLVEELRQSAAVPVEAVGIGFPGPFDGPSGRSIHSPNLGLRQVDVRTPLAEAIRLPLAFENDLRTATLGEAVFGAGKGVRHMTFVPIGTGIGMGNIIDGQLLRGAFGISGELGHVTVPGNTAVCNCGKVGCVETVASAAGIVRLARERLQKAIREIPEEVQMLPLMQRAGGELERLTAQDVAAAVLRGDPLAAEAWKEVCEVTGWAVSLIINLFNPQMVVIGGGVSEAGDLLLEPVRRSVERHVMQAGHETTRIVRASLGPDAGMLGAGALALGADIWSGDGELRVVE